In the genome of Bradyrhizobium sp. CIAT3101, one region contains:
- a CDS encoding acetyl-CoA C-acetyltransferase produces the protein MAEAYIVAAARTAGGRKGGRLAGWHPADLSAKVLDELVDRTKIDPALVEDVIMGCVMQVGEQSNNVARNAIMASKLPESVPGTSIDRQCGSSQQALHFAAQAVMSGTMDVVIAAGVESMTRVPMGLSSQLAAKNGFGHYKSPGIEAKYPNIVFSQFTGAEMMAEKYGLSKDDLDEYSYNSHQRAIAATQAGHFKTEIVPLEITRADGSKDTHHIDEGIRFDATLDGIKGVKLIAENGKLTAASASQICDGASGVMVVNERGLKQLGLTPLARIHHMTMTGGDPVIMLDAPLHATKKALEKAGMKVDDIDLFEVNEAFASVPTGWLKTTGADPARLNVNGGAIALGHPLGGSGTKLMTTLVHALHQRGKRYGLQTMCEGGGMANVTIVERL, from the coding sequence ATGGCCGAGGCTTATATCGTCGCCGCTGCGCGTACCGCGGGCGGGCGCAAGGGGGGCCGCCTCGCCGGCTGGCATCCGGCTGATCTCTCCGCAAAAGTGCTGGACGAGCTGGTCGATCGCACCAAGATCGATCCGGCGCTGGTCGAGGACGTGATCATGGGCTGCGTGATGCAGGTCGGTGAGCAGTCCAACAACGTCGCACGCAACGCGATCATGGCCTCGAAGCTGCCGGAGAGCGTGCCGGGCACCTCGATCGACCGCCAGTGCGGTTCCTCGCAGCAGGCGCTGCACTTCGCGGCACAGGCCGTGATGTCCGGCACGATGGACGTGGTGATCGCGGCCGGCGTGGAATCGATGACGCGCGTGCCGATGGGCCTGTCCTCGCAGCTCGCCGCCAAGAATGGCTTTGGTCACTACAAGAGCCCGGGCATCGAGGCGAAGTACCCGAACATCGTGTTCAGCCAATTCACCGGCGCCGAGATGATGGCCGAGAAGTACGGCCTGTCGAAGGATGATCTCGACGAATATTCCTACAACAGCCATCAGCGCGCGATCGCGGCGACGCAGGCCGGTCACTTCAAGACGGAGATCGTGCCGCTCGAGATCACCCGCGCGGACGGCAGTAAGGACACGCATCATATCGACGAGGGCATCCGCTTCGACGCCACGCTCGATGGCATCAAGGGCGTCAAGCTGATCGCCGAGAACGGCAAGCTGACTGCGGCGAGCGCCAGCCAGATCTGCGACGGCGCGTCCGGCGTGATGGTCGTGAACGAGCGCGGCCTCAAGCAGCTCGGTCTCACACCGCTCGCGCGCATCCATCACATGACCATGACAGGCGGCGATCCCGTCATCATGCTCGACGCTCCCCTGCACGCCACCAAGAAGGCGCTGGAGAAGGCCGGCATGAAGGTCGACGACATCGACCTGTTCGAGGTCAACGAGGCTTTTGCTTCGGTGCCGACCGGCTGGCTGAAGACCACCGGCGCTGATCCGGCACGTCTTAACGTCAACGGCGGCGCCATCGCGCTCGGCCATCCCCTTGGCGGCTCCGGCACCAAGCTGATGACGACGCTGGTCCACGCCCTGCACCAGCGCGGCAAGCGCTACGGCCTGCAGACCATGTGCGAAGGCGGCGGCATGGCCAACGTGACGATCGTCGAGCGGCTGTAA
- a CDS encoding TetR family transcriptional regulator produces MTTSVPNRLPSGKNSTAEKLLVAASELMIERSSIEISLSDIAQKSGANAALVKYHFGNKDGLLLALLARDAATEMSNLEYLLAQPINSTAKLKLHIAGIIRAYHRFPYMNRLIHYLLHESVAGSADEVSKFFVAPLLDFHRRLLAEGVSRGEFRQTDPVLFYTSLIGACDHLFFGRHAMSRATGVGPVTDDVCRQYIKHMETLICGGILTQAEEAAAAG; encoded by the coding sequence GTGACTACCAGCGTACCGAACAGGCTTCCGAGCGGGAAGAATTCCACGGCAGAGAAATTGCTGGTGGCCGCGAGCGAGCTGATGATCGAACGCTCATCGATCGAGATCTCGCTCTCGGACATCGCCCAGAAGTCCGGCGCCAACGCCGCGCTGGTCAAATATCATTTCGGCAATAAGGACGGGCTGCTGCTGGCGCTGCTCGCGCGCGATGCCGCGACCGAGATGTCGAACCTCGAATATCTGCTGGCGCAGCCGATCAATTCGACCGCGAAGCTGAAGCTGCACATCGCCGGCATCATCCGCGCCTATCACCGGTTCCCCTACATGAACCGGCTGATCCACTATCTGCTGCACGAGAGCGTCGCGGGCTCTGCTGACGAAGTCTCAAAGTTCTTCGTTGCGCCGCTGCTCGACTTTCATCGTCGCCTGCTTGCCGAAGGCGTCAGCCGGGGCGAGTTCCGGCAAACCGATCCGGTGCTGTTCTACACCAGCCTGATCGGCGCCTGCGATCACCTGTTCTTCGGCCGGCACGCGATGTCTCGCGCGACCGGCGTCGGTCCGGTCACCGATGACGTTTGCCGGCAATACATCAAGCACATGGAAACGCTGATCTGCGGCGGCATCCTCACGCAAGCCGAGGAAGCTGCCGCGGCCGGATAA